The following coding sequences are from one Cervus canadensis isolate Bull #8, Minnesota chromosome 4, ASM1932006v1, whole genome shotgun sequence window:
- the LOC122439359 gene encoding olfactory receptor 10H1-like, with protein sequence MQGGNFSSATEFILIGFSTFPHLQLMFFLLFLLMYLFTLLGNLLIMATVWREHSLHTPMYLFLCALSISEILYTFAVIPRMLADLLSTDHSIALRACASQMFFSFMFGFTHSFLLTVMGYDRYVAICHPLRYNVLMSPGGCACLVAWSWTGGSVIGLVVTVAIFQLTFCGSNEIHHFVCHVQALLKLACGENVSILAMGLGLVCITALLGCCLLILLSYAFIVATILRIPSAEGRHKAFSTCVSHLTVVIEHYGFASVIYLKPKGPQSLEIDTLMGITYTVLTPFLSPIIFSLRNKELKIAMKKTFLSKL encoded by the coding sequence ATGCAGGGAGGCAACTTTTCATCAGCAACTGAATTCATCCTCATCGGCTTCTCCACCTTCCCCCACCTTCAGCTGATGTTCTTCCTGCTCTTCCTGCTGATGTATCTGTTCACGCTGCTGGGGAACCTGCTCATCATGGCCACCGTCTGGAGGGAGCACAGTCTCCACACACCCATGTACCTTTTCCTGTGTGCCCTCTCCATCTCAGAGATCCTATACACCTTTGCTGTCATCCCACGCATGCTGGCCGACCTGCTTTCCACTGATCACTCCATTGCTTTGAGAGCCTGTGCCAGCCAGATGTTCTTCTCCTTCATGTTTGGCTTCACCCACTCCTTCCTGCTCACAGTCATGGGctatgaccgctacgtggccatctgccaccccctgcGCTACAACGTGCTCATGAGCCCCGGAGGCTGCGCCTGCCTGGTGGCCTGGTCCTGGACTGGGGGCTCAGTCATTGGCTTGGTTGTGACAGTAGCCATTTTCCAACTAACTTTCTGTGGATCTAATGAGATCCATCATTTTGTTTGCCATGTGCAGGCTCTTCTGAAGTTGGCCTGTGGAGAAAATGTCTCCATTCTGGCCATGGGCTTAGGACTGGTGTGTATCACTGccctgctgggctgctgtctcCTCATCCTCTTGTCTTATGCCTTCATCGTGGCCACCATCTTGAGGATCCCTTCAGCCGAGGGCCGGCACAAAGCCTTCTCCACGTGTGTGTCCCACCTCACTGTGGTGATAGAGCACTACGGCTTTGCCTCTGTCATCTACCTCAAGCCCAAGGGGCCCCAGTCTCTGGAAATAGACACCTTGATGGGCATCACCTACACGGTCCTCACTCCTTTCCTAAGCCCCATCATCTTCAGCCTCAGGAACAAGGAGCTGAAGATCGCCATGAAGAAGACCTTCCTCAGCAAACTCTAG